The following is a genomic window from Streptomyces chrestomyceticus JCM 4735.
ACGTAAGTACTGAAGTAGGAGCCGTCTATCCGGCGCAGGTGCATGACGGGAGTGAAGGCCGCCAGCACCCCGTACGCGTGTACATTCACGATCATCTCGTCGTCGAACCGGTAGATCGAGTTGTACAACGGCGTATCGTGCAGTCGAATCTGCACCGTGTCCGGCGCGAGTCGGCCGTAATAGTTCAGTACGGAGCTGACTCTCCCTGATACGCCGCCGCCGATACGGTATTCGCGATCCCTTGAGGCGAGTTGGGTACCGGCCGGATCGCCCAGGAGAATCCTGACGCGTGCCCCTCCCCGGGCCTTCTCGGCCAGCGTGGGTAGCCAGTCGGGGTGTTCCTCGGTGAGGAAGAGACCGGCGAAAGCCAAGAGGTCGATGTCCCGTTCGGAACTCCGCAGCAACTCCATCCACAGGTGCCGGGGGACATCGCTTCGGCGTGGGTAGGTCGCCACCATCTCTGCGCCCGCGAGGGAGGAGCCGTTGACAGCTTCGGGCCAGAGGTATGACTCGTCTTCCTGGAGGATGGCAGCCACGCGGTAGCGAGTGCGCGGGTAGGGGACCTTCCCGCTGAGCCACCGCTCCACGGTTTTGGTCGATACCTCCGACGCGTCGGCGAGAGAGGCGATGTCGAGTCCAGCTCGGTGCATGGCACGGCGGAGCCGTTCGTTGACCATCCCAACAGCATAGACAGCCAGGACGACTTGGTGTCCTGAAGATGTCCGAAGATGTCTAGCAGTGTCGATGTGCTGTCCCGCGAACACCGCGAGCATGGGCCACATTCGCCCCTCCGCGACCGTAATGGGCGGCACGGGGCATGGCTCAACCTGAGAGAGCAGGCTCTACATGCACGAAGCTATCTGTACACCTACTCCCGGTTCAGGGAGTGCTGTGTTCCGGCTGGAGGCCGTTGCCGAACGCGGGTTGGCTGCTCTCGGGAGCACGGAGCAGGGGTGATCCGAATGACACCAGGCGGATTCCTCACCCCACCCGTCCACCTCACGGAATTCTTCGACCTGGACCCGACACCTGTCGACGGCTGCTCCGTGTGCAAGGAGAAGGCCGAAGAGCGGCGGCAGGCCCTTGACGCGGGATTCGTGGCCGTAGCGGCTTGTGCTGCGGTCGAGATCGGACGCCATCCGGGGCATCGGG
Proteins encoded in this region:
- a CDS encoding helix-turn-helix transcriptional regulator, which codes for MLAVFAGQHIDTARHLRTSSGHQVVLAVYAVGMVNERLRRAMHRAGLDIASLADASEVSTKTVERWLSGKVPYPRTRYRVAAILQEDESYLWPEAVNGSSLAGAEMVATYPRRSDVPRHLWMELLRSSERDIDLLAFAGLFLTEEHPDWLPTLAEKARGGARVRILLGDPAGTQLASRDREYRIGGGVSGRVSSVLNYYGRLAPDTVQIRLHDTPLYNSIYRFDDEMIVNVHAYGVLAAFTPVMHLRRIDGSYFSTYVESYERVWASARPADDALESP